In Alkalihalobacillus sp. TS-13, the following are encoded in one genomic region:
- a CDS encoding DUF1273 domain-containing protein: MKVLAVTGYKGHELGIFSNKHEAVPYIKGVLKNRIAQLVEEGLEWVVISGQLGVELWAGEAVIELKETYPDLQLAVLTPFQDQEQRWKENTRQYYQQVVSQADFVDSISKRPYENPGQLQAGNQFIIEKTDGLLVLYDADQTGSPEFYLRTAHKYVELGNEYPILSISFFDVNDYIEESQKSNGDDWVT, from the coding sequence ATCAAGGTTTTAGCAGTGACAGGATACAAAGGACATGAACTTGGTATTTTTTCGAACAAGCATGAAGCTGTACCTTACATAAAAGGTGTACTTAAAAATCGTATCGCCCAGCTGGTGGAAGAAGGCTTGGAATGGGTCGTCATCAGTGGACAGCTCGGGGTTGAGTTGTGGGCAGGCGAGGCAGTCATTGAATTGAAGGAAACTTATCCTGATCTGCAGCTTGCTGTTTTGACTCCATTTCAAGATCAGGAGCAGAGATGGAAAGAGAACACCCGACAATATTATCAACAAGTTGTATCGCAAGCAGATTTCGTGGACAGCATTTCGAAAAGACCATATGAAAATCCAGGCCAATTACAAGCAGGAAATCAGTTCATCATTGAAAAGACAGATGGGTTATTAGTGCTCTATGACGCTGATCAGACAGGATCGCCGGAATTTTATTTAAGAACGGCGCACAAATATGTAGAACTTGGTAACGAATATCCTATATTGTCAATTTCCTTTTTCGACGTAAATGATTATATTGAGGAATCACAGAAATCAAATGGTGATGATTGGGTAACCTAA
- a CDS encoding CotD family spore coat protein: protein MHCHKPQMMCPVVHPPKKCVKHFCHYKVVPHIHPVIEEHVHHNIVQHKHMQKHCKKSCCTTQHKHCMVPPKPKCGCHHGGGYGGFGDGYGGGHHHGGGPWGW from the coding sequence ATGCATTGTCATAAACCTCAAATGATGTGTCCGGTGGTTCATCCACCGAAGAAGTGTGTCAAGCATTTTTGCCATTACAAAGTCGTGCCTCATATCCATCCAGTGATCGAGGAACACGTACACCACAATATCGTACAGCACAAGCATATGCAGAAGCATTGTAAAAAATCTTGCTGTACGACTCAACACAAGCATTGCATGGTCCCGCCAAAGCCGAAATGCGGCTGTCACCACGGCGGCGGCTACGGTGGATTTGGCGACGGCTACGGTGGAGGACACCACCACGGCGGAGGCCCTTGGGGCTGGTAG
- a CDS encoding ribonuclease H-like domain-containing protein has product MSLQNKLNRFKKQLIHVGSESISEKKQKPVNETVEEYDSGWGRFEAKAVAFEEQHCIIREKNYSKDHKIGHYTVQDLHDAIKRWNEREQSHPLSADGREAADLLFFDTETTGLGSGAGNTIFLLGVARILEDDIHVRQYFLPGPGNEVALYHHFLTDMQDMSNLVTYNGKAFDWPQVKTRHTFVRDMVPKLPPFGHFDLLHGSRRVWKKSFESLRLSIVEKELLSIERTEDTPGYLAPMLYFEYLREKDPSILEGVFKHNELDVLTLISLYTHLSNVLLDKSHTSLSNLERFEIAKWYEALGDRLEAKHRYGELIDTTIDLKAKKALASLYKKEKDLDKAAFYWESFIESEEDVESYVELSKIFEHHFKEFEKALFYARKGYESWKSVKRILRGDEDKERIQFNKRINRILRKLG; this is encoded by the coding sequence ATGTCACTTCAAAATAAATTGAATCGTTTTAAAAAACAGCTGATACATGTCGGTTCAGAATCCATTTCAGAAAAGAAACAAAAACCAGTGAATGAGACAGTCGAAGAATATGATTCCGGATGGGGACGATTCGAAGCAAAAGCAGTAGCGTTTGAAGAGCAGCATTGCATTATCCGAGAAAAAAACTATTCAAAAGACCATAAAATCGGGCATTACACCGTTCAAGATCTTCATGATGCGATCAAGCGATGGAACGAAAGGGAGCAGAGTCATCCACTTTCAGCTGACGGCAGAGAAGCTGCAGACCTCCTCTTTTTTGATACGGAAACGACCGGCTTGGGCAGTGGAGCAGGGAATACGATCTTTTTGCTTGGAGTTGCAAGAATACTTGAAGATGACATTCATGTCCGTCAGTATTTCCTGCCCGGACCCGGGAACGAAGTAGCCTTATATCATCATTTTTTAACGGATATGCAAGACATGTCCAATTTAGTGACGTATAACGGAAAAGCTTTTGACTGGCCTCAGGTGAAGACCCGTCACACCTTCGTCCGTGATATGGTTCCGAAGCTTCCGCCTTTTGGTCATTTCGATTTGCTTCATGGTTCACGAAGGGTTTGGAAGAAGTCTTTCGAGTCACTGCGCCTGTCGATTGTAGAAAAAGAACTCCTTAGTATCGAGAGGACAGAGGATACACCAGGATATCTTGCGCCGATGTTATACTTTGAATATTTGCGGGAAAAGGATCCTTCGATTTTAGAAGGCGTATTTAAACATAATGAGCTAGATGTCCTTACGCTCATATCGTTGTATACCCATCTCTCCAATGTTTTGTTAGACAAGAGCCATACTTCGCTTTCTAACCTTGAGCGGTTTGAGATTGCAAAATGGTATGAGGCACTTGGTGATAGGCTGGAAGCGAAACACCGTTATGGTGAACTCATTGATACAACAATTGATTTAAAGGCAAAAAAAGCGTTGGCAAGCCTTTATAAGAAAGAAAAAGATCTCGATAAAGCAGCCTTTTATTGGGAGTCTTTTATTGAGTCGGAAGAAGATGTAGAATCCTACGTTGAGCTTTCGAAAATCTTTGAACATCACTTTAAGGAATTCGAGAAAGCTTTGTTTTATGCCCGGAAAGGTTATGAATCATGGAAATCGGTAAAACGTATTTTAAGAGGCGATGAAGATAAAGAGCGAATCCAATTTAATAAGCGAATCAATCGTATCTTAAGGAAACTTGGGTAG
- a CDS encoding DEAD/DEAH box helicase, with the protein MKIRKSLPEILKVMNQDDTIASNIAHWKTIPEKEGRSVDFPDQIHQKIRKALENRGISSLYTHQYSAFEAARSHKSFVAVTPTASGKTLCYNLPVLQEVAENDNSRALYLFPTKALAQDQKSEINEFIEEIGIDIKSYTYDGDTPSNIRQVIRKAGHVVMTNPDMLHSAILPHHPKWVSLFENLKYIVIDELHTYRGVFGSHFANVLRRLKRICAYYGSNPSFICTSATIANPKELAEKLTGDEVRLIDNNGAPVGKKHFVFYNPPIVNKPLNIRRSATLESKRLASLFLENEIQTIVFARSRVRVEILLTYLQELIQRKIGNKTIRGYRGGYLPKQRREIEQGLRSGEIMGVVSTNALELGVDIGQLQVCVMNGYPGTIASTWQQGGRAGRRQDESVVVLVASSTPLDQYIIQNPDYFFNRNPETARINPDNLIILVDHLKCAAYELPFKNGESFDGVEIDDIMYFLTEEGVLHEQGERWYWMNDSFPAHNISLRSASQENVVIIDQTDVANVRVIGEMDRFSSMTLLHEEAIYLHQGIQYQVEKLDYEEKKAYVREVDVDYYTDANLAVSLKVLEEDKQKTYRDSQVAFGDVTVNAMATIFKKIKFGTHENIGSGPITLPEEELHTSASWISFSEEMVEGLSEQELEEGLVGISNVMRHVAPLFVMCDVSDLHVVPQVKASHSQLPTIFFYDRYPGGIGLSEYVYEHISEITSEAEHVIVRCPCDKGCPSCVGNEVQYTDVKSLALKFLKEGRNDSNYVTSK; encoded by the coding sequence ATGAAAATTCGTAAGAGTTTACCTGAAATCCTTAAAGTCATGAATCAAGATGATACGATTGCATCGAATATCGCCCATTGGAAAACGATTCCTGAAAAAGAAGGGCGATCTGTCGATTTTCCTGATCAGATCCATCAGAAGATTCGTAAAGCATTAGAAAACAGAGGGATTTCTTCATTATATACGCACCAATATTCTGCATTTGAAGCAGCGCGTTCTCATAAAAGCTTCGTTGCTGTCACCCCGACCGCTTCGGGAAAAACGCTCTGTTATAACCTTCCTGTCCTTCAGGAGGTTGCAGAGAATGATAACAGCCGAGCTTTGTATTTGTTTCCGACAAAAGCTTTGGCCCAGGATCAAAAGAGTGAAATCAACGAATTTATTGAAGAAATCGGTATCGACATCAAAAGCTATACATACGACGGAGATACACCTTCAAATATCCGACAGGTGATTCGTAAAGCCGGTCATGTGGTGATGACGAACCCGGATATGCTGCATTCAGCGATTTTACCTCATCATCCGAAGTGGGTATCCTTGTTTGAAAACCTGAAATACATTGTCATCGATGAACTTCATACATATAGAGGGGTGTTCGGAAGCCATTTCGCCAATGTATTGAGACGTCTAAAAAGGATCTGTGCGTATTATGGAAGTAACCCGAGCTTTATCTGCACGTCAGCAACGATTGCGAACCCGAAAGAGCTTGCTGAAAAGCTGACAGGGGATGAAGTGCGGTTGATTGATAACAACGGCGCGCCGGTTGGAAAGAAGCATTTCGTTTTCTACAACCCGCCGATTGTCAATAAACCATTGAACATACGAAGGAGTGCAACGCTTGAATCGAAAAGGCTTGCTTCTTTGTTTTTAGAAAATGAAATCCAGACGATCGTTTTTGCGAGAAGCCGGGTCAGAGTTGAAATATTGTTAACCTATCTGCAAGAATTGATTCAACGAAAAATAGGTAACAAGACGATTCGTGGCTATCGCGGTGGATATCTTCCGAAGCAGCGCCGTGAAATCGAACAGGGGCTTCGAAGCGGAGAGATCATGGGTGTTGTCAGTACAAATGCTCTCGAATTAGGTGTGGATATCGGACAACTGCAAGTCTGTGTCATGAATGGCTACCCTGGAACGATTGCAAGTACATGGCAGCAAGGAGGACGCGCTGGCCGGAGACAGGATGAATCGGTCGTGGTTCTTGTCGCAAGTTCTACACCACTTGACCAATACATCATCCAGAATCCTGACTACTTTTTCAACCGTAATCCAGAAACCGCTCGGATCAACCCTGACAACTTGATCATCTTAGTGGATCATTTGAAATGCGCAGCGTATGAACTGCCTTTTAAAAATGGTGAGAGCTTCGATGGAGTAGAAATCGATGACATTATGTATTTCTTGACTGAAGAGGGCGTCCTTCATGAACAAGGAGAGCGCTGGTATTGGATGAACGATTCGTTTCCTGCTCATAACATCAGTTTACGTTCCGCTTCACAGGAGAATGTGGTCATCATCGATCAGACTGATGTAGCCAATGTAAGAGTGATCGGTGAAATGGATCGGTTCAGTTCGATGACATTGCTTCACGAGGAAGCGATCTACTTGCATCAAGGAATTCAATATCAAGTTGAGAAACTGGATTACGAAGAGAAAAAGGCGTACGTCCGTGAAGTAGATGTCGATTACTATACGGATGCAAACTTAGCGGTTTCGTTGAAAGTCCTTGAAGAAGATAAACAGAAGACCTATAGGGATTCTCAAGTCGCGTTTGGAGATGTAACGGTCAATGCGATGGCGACGATTTTCAAAAAGATCAAGTTCGGGACCCATGAAAACATCGGTTCCGGCCCGATCACGCTGCCTGAAGAAGAGCTCCATACTTCCGCTTCTTGGATCAGTTTCTCTGAGGAAATGGTTGAAGGACTATCTGAACAAGAACTTGAAGAAGGCCTTGTAGGTATTTCGAATGTAATGCGCCATGTCGCTCCATTATTCGTCATGTGTGATGTGAGCGATCTTCATGTCGTCCCGCAAGTGAAAGCTTCTCATTCACAGCTGCCGACGATTTTCTTTTACGATCGCTATCCTGGTGGCATCGGTCTAAGTGAATACGTTTATGAACATATTTCTGAAATCACCAGTGAAGCGGAACACGTGATTGTGCGCTGCCCATGTGATAAAGGGTGTCCATCATGTGTAGGAAATGAAGTGCAGTATACAGATGTCAAAAGTTTGGCGTTGAAATTTTTGAAAGAGGGAAGGAACGATTCCAATTATGTCACTTCAAAATAA
- a CDS encoding TraR/DksA C4-type zinc finger protein — translation MAVTDKQIEDFKSQLLSMKEEVFRRNQNREENVDSEPLKGNDNHMANAGTAEYDHAKEMALNQNDEQLINEIDEALQRIEEGTYGICIDTGDEISIERLEAVPYAKRTIEAQKAYDEQKNPGDERINTKHEDTSEMINQIENEHE, via the coding sequence ATGGCTGTAACTGATAAACAAATAGAAGATTTCAAATCACAATTACTATCAATGAAAGAGGAAGTTTTTCGACGAAATCAAAATAGAGAAGAAAACGTTGATTCTGAACCATTGAAGGGTAATGATAACCATATGGCAAATGCTGGTACTGCAGAGTATGATCATGCCAAAGAAATGGCACTCAACCAAAATGATGAACAATTGATAAATGAAATCGATGAAGCCTTACAACGAATTGAAGAAGGCACTTATGGCATATGTATCGATACCGGTGACGAGATCTCCATTGAGCGCTTGGAAGCGGTACCTTATGCAAAAAGGACAATTGAAGCGCAAAAAGCTTATGATGAACAGAAAAATCCAGGTGATGAAAGAATCAATACGAAACATGAAGACACCTCAGAAATGATCAATCAAATCGAAAATGAACATGAATAA
- a CDS encoding STAS domain-containing protein yields the protein MQRNKELHDFLLNKAPQLTEDWYNSMDKSDPTGVYSSTDPEVIQRLKQQNYEFHLNLIGIFKKEESEFFKDFEEWVIATARDKEHIETPTHFVMREFIRVRKQYMNLIDEFVAVSPGKYTNEQINLWKDMIIKEFDIAMVRFTEEKNNYLNDQLMAQKSMINELSSPVIDLSHNVGLLPIVGDIDTHRAKTILESTLKQCEDRNIERLYIDLSGVFMVDTMVAHEIFQLIYSLRLLGVSTTLSGIRPEIAQTAVQLGIDFENVKMTSKLSIALTEDD from the coding sequence GTGCAGAGAAATAAAGAACTACATGATTTTCTTCTAAATAAAGCACCACAACTTACAGAAGATTGGTATAATTCCATGGATAAAAGCGATCCGACAGGCGTGTATTCTTCTACTGATCCTGAAGTCATTCAAAGATTGAAACAGCAAAATTATGAGTTTCATCTGAATTTGATTGGAATATTTAAAAAAGAAGAATCAGAATTCTTCAAGGATTTCGAGGAATGGGTGATTGCTACTGCTAGGGATAAAGAACACATTGAAACACCGACTCATTTTGTTATGAGAGAATTCATACGTGTACGGAAACAATATATGAACCTGATCGATGAATTCGTAGCAGTATCTCCAGGTAAATATACAAATGAACAAATTAATTTATGGAAAGATATGATCATAAAAGAATTTGATATTGCTATGGTTCGATTTACAGAAGAAAAGAATAACTATCTGAATGATCAGCTGATGGCTCAAAAATCGATGATCAATGAACTTAGTTCTCCTGTGATTGATTTATCTCATAATGTAGGTCTGCTCCCGATTGTCGGCGACATCGATACGCATAGAGCCAAGACGATCCTTGAAAGTACATTGAAGCAATGTGAAGATCGGAATATTGAACGGTTGTATATTGATTTATCTGGTGTTTTCATGGTCGATACGATGGTCGCACACGAAATATTCCAATTGATCTATTCGTTACGGTTGTTAGGTGTTTCTACAACTTTATCGGGAATACGCCCTGAAATCGCACAAACAGCTGTGCAATTGGGCATCGATTTTGAGAATGTGAAAATGACCTCTAAATTGTCAATTGCATTAACGGAAGATGACTGA